A window of the Streptomyces albireticuli genome harbors these coding sequences:
- a CDS encoding 3-hydroxybutyrate dehydrogenase — MTTPTGPTTPPPSPSAPFPAPASCPSPGLQGRTALVTGAAGGIGAACALRLAAAGARVRALDRDEPGLARVAARAECLAGTVEPVALDLTDLDAAERAAAGTDILVNNAGIQCVRPIEDFPPDVFHNVLTLMLEAPFRLLRGALPHMYERGWGRVVNISSVHGLRASPYKSAYVAAKHGLEGLSKTAALEGAGHGVTSNCVSPGYVRTPLVERQLAEQAAAHSLPVERVLGEVLLADSAHKRLVEPEEVAEAVAYLCGPHASFITGTSLVMDGGWTAH; from the coding sequence ATGACCACCCCCACCGGCCCCACCACCCCGCCCCCCTCGCCCTCCGCCCCTTTTCCCGCCCCGGCCTCCTGCCCGTCCCCGGGCCTCCAGGGCCGTACCGCCCTTGTCACCGGCGCCGCCGGCGGCATAGGCGCGGCCTGCGCCCTCCGGCTCGCCGCCGCGGGAGCGCGCGTCCGGGCCCTGGACCGTGACGAGCCCGGTCTCGCGCGGGTCGCGGCCCGGGCGGAGTGCCTGGCCGGCACCGTCGAGCCCGTCGCCCTCGACCTCACGGACCTCGACGCGGCCGAACGGGCCGCGGCCGGCACCGACATCCTCGTCAACAACGCCGGCATCCAGTGCGTACGCCCCATCGAGGACTTCCCGCCCGACGTCTTCCACAATGTCCTCACGCTCATGCTGGAGGCGCCCTTCCGCCTGCTCAGGGGCGCGCTGCCGCACATGTACGAGCGGGGCTGGGGCCGCGTCGTCAACATCTCCTCCGTGCACGGGCTGCGCGCCTCGCCCTACAAGTCCGCCTACGTCGCCGCGAAGCACGGCCTCGAAGGGCTGTCCAAGACCGCCGCCCTCGAAGGCGCCGGCCACGGGGTCACCTCCAACTGCGTGAGCCCGGGTTACGTGCGTACGCCCCTGGTCGAGCGGCAGCTCGCGGAGCAGGCGGCGGCCCACTCGCTGCCCGTGGAACGCGTGCTCGGCGAGGTGCTGCTGGCCGACTCGGCGCACAAGCGGCTCGTCGAGCCGGAAGAGGTGGCGGAGGCCGTCGCCTACCTCTGCGGTCCGCACGCCTCCTTCATCACCGGGACCAGCCTCGTCATGGACGGCGGCTGGACGGCGCACTGA